A section of the Longimicrobiales bacterium genome encodes:
- the atpB gene encoding F0F1 ATP synthase subunit A codes for MRLLAMLQGGARAVQEHGAAESGPDLQGMLMHHLLDGSEIEFQILGKGPVIHLPQWAPVHIGPLTLDLSPTKHVVFMFLAAIICLAVFLPIGRAMRDKYTTKAPTGLANAMEGLVVYFRDEVVRRNIGHGADAFTGYILTLFFFILAMNFLGLVPFGATPTGNFMVTGALALVTFVVVEVTGMRTLGFKGYMGTIFYAPKGLNPVGTVIMLIILTPVEFLGKLTKPFALMIRLFANMMAGHTLVLSLLGLIFMFASGGLVVAGGVTVASIAMVSGIMILEVFVAFLQAYIFAMLTSVFIGLIRHAH; via the coding sequence ATGAGGCTTCTGGCGATGCTACAGGGCGGTGCACGGGCCGTTCAGGAACACGGAGCTGCTGAGAGCGGTCCTGATCTGCAGGGCATGCTCATGCACCATCTCCTCGATGGGTCAGAGATCGAGTTCCAGATCCTAGGGAAGGGACCGGTGATTCATCTGCCGCAGTGGGCCCCGGTCCATATCGGCCCGCTCACGCTGGACCTGTCACCCACGAAGCACGTGGTCTTCATGTTTCTTGCTGCGATCATCTGCTTGGCAGTATTTCTGCCGATTGGACGGGCGATGCGAGACAAGTACACCACCAAGGCGCCGACGGGTTTGGCCAATGCCATGGAAGGACTGGTCGTCTACTTCCGCGACGAAGTGGTGCGTAGAAACATCGGCCATGGAGCCGACGCGTTCACGGGGTACATCCTCACGCTGTTCTTCTTCATCCTTGCCATGAACTTCCTTGGGTTGGTGCCGTTCGGTGCTACCCCGACGGGCAACTTCATGGTGACCGGCGCGTTGGCGCTGGTGACGTTCGTTGTAGTCGAGGTTACGGGGATGCGGACCCTTGGCTTCAAGGGCTACATGGGCACGATCTTCTATGCACCCAAGGGCCTGAATCCGGTCGGAACTGTGATCATGCTGATCATCCTGACCCCGGTTGAGTTCCTCGGGAAGCTGACAAAACCATTCGCTCTCATGATTCGACTGTTCGCGAACATGATGGCAGGACATACGCTCGTGCTCTCGCTGCTCGGACTGATTTTCATGTTCGCGAGCGGGGGGCTTGTGGTAGCCGGAGGCGTCACGGTTGCATCGATCGCCATGGTCTCGGGCATCATGATTCTGGAGGTCTTCGTGGCGTTCCTCCAGGCATACATCTTCGCGATGCTGACCTCGGTCTTCATCGGGCTGATTCGCCACGCGCATTAG
- a CDS encoding ATP synthase F0 subunit C: MLYGMLAVVQEAATASGGLDLLGAGIGIGLAVMGAGIGIGQIGNGVAQGIARQPEAAATIQTAGIILAALIEGAALFGLVITILYKFF, from the coding sequence ATGCTCTACGGAATGCTCGCTGTTGTTCAGGAAGCGGCTACGGCCTCCGGGGGACTTGATCTTCTCGGTGCCGGAATCGGTATCGGCCTCGCGGTCATGGGTGCTGGCATCGGCATTGGCCAGATCGGTAACGGTGTCGCGCAGGGAATCGCACGTCAGCCTGAAGCTGCCGCGACGATCCAGACTGCCGGGATCATTCTCGCTGCGCTGATCGAGGGCGCTGCGCTCTTCGGTCTCGTCATCACGATCCTCTACAAGTTCTTCTAA